One window of Chryseobacterium sp. JJR-5R genomic DNA carries:
- the pncB gene encoding nicotinate phosphoribosyltransferase, producing MQEVRLNSILDNDFYKITMQNAVVKLFPASIVKYEFINRGKHQFPEGFDAALREAVNKIAELALTKDEKKFMARTCPYIDLPYLDFLEGYRYDPSEVNIRQEGTELSVVVEGLWYRTILWEVPLLSLISELHYEMNHMERDSNEVVMHKTLEKAESLAKLGVTFAEFGTRRRHSYKVQNLVMEALTQKEGSAFIGSSNVYFAMKYGVKPIGTHAHEWFMFHAAEYGFKMANELALEHWVDVYRGDLGVALSDTYTTDVFFRQFDKKFAKLFDGVRHDSGDPLEFADKTIAHYQKHGINPLFKYIIFSDALNLEKVEEITNYCRGKIGISFGIGTNLTNDVGLKPMNIVMKLIGVQAPNKEWIPTVKLSDEHGKYTGDPKMIELAKEFLRIKD from the coding sequence ATGCAGGAAGTACGACTGAACTCAATTTTAGATAACGACTTTTACAAAATTACCATGCAGAATGCCGTGGTAAAGTTATTCCCGGCCTCTATCGTAAAGTACGAATTCATCAACAGGGGAAAGCACCAGTTTCCCGAAGGTTTCGATGCTGCATTGAGAGAAGCAGTAAACAAAATAGCTGAACTTGCCCTGACGAAGGATGAAAAAAAATTCATGGCAAGGACATGCCCGTATATCGACCTTCCCTATCTTGATTTTCTTGAAGGCTATCGTTATGACCCTTCTGAAGTGAATATCCGCCAGGAAGGAACCGAACTTTCCGTAGTAGTTGAAGGGCTTTGGTACAGAACGATACTCTGGGAAGTCCCTTTGTTATCTCTAATCAGCGAACTTCATTATGAAATGAACCATATGGAACGTGATTCCAACGAGGTAGTCATGCATAAGACGCTTGAAAAAGCCGAATCACTGGCGAAGCTCGGGGTTACATTCGCCGAATTCGGAACCCGGAGGAGGCACTCCTATAAAGTTCAGAACCTTGTCATGGAAGCACTGACGCAGAAAGAAGGCTCTGCATTCATCGGAAGCTCCAATGTCTATTTTGCAATGAAATACGGGGTAAAGCCTATCGGCACGCATGCCCATGAATGGTTTATGTTCCATGCTGCGGAATACGGTTTCAAAATGGCCAACGAACTGGCCTTGGAACACTGGGTTGATGTATACAGAGGCGATCTGGGCGTGGCACTTTCCGATACCTATACCACCGATGTCTTTTTCCGGCAGTTTGACAAAAAATTCGCGAAGCTTTTCGACGGGGTACGCCATGACAGCGGGGATCCGCTTGAATTTGCCGATAAAACCATTGCCCATTATCAAAAGCACGGGATCAATCCTTTGTTTAAATACATCATTTTTTCAGATGCTTTGAATCTTGAAAAAGTAGAAGAAATTACCAACTACTGCAGAGGAAAAATAGGCATCTCATTCGGAATAGGGACCAACCTTACCAATGATGTCGGTTTAAAACCGATGAACATTGTCATGAAACTGATCGGGGTACAGGCTCCGAACAAAGAATGGATCCCAACCGTAAAACTTTCCGATGAACACGGAAAATATACCGGAGACCCGAAAATGATTGAGCTGGCAAAAGAATTTTTAAGGATAAAAGATTAG
- a CDS encoding Dps family protein — protein MKNANIIGLQEADCQNIAEKLNVLLANYSVFYQNTRGSHWNIKGDQFFTLHPKFEELYNSLVLKIDEIAERILTLGATPAHNYSDYLKVATIQESQEVSDGTKSVEIILNSFKVVIDLQRELLDITDTAGDEGTNSQMSDYITEQEKEVWMYNSYLGK, from the coding sequence ATGAAAAATGCCAACATTATAGGCCTGCAGGAGGCCGACTGCCAGAACATTGCTGAAAAACTGAATGTCCTTTTAGCCAATTATTCTGTTTTTTATCAGAATACGAGAGGTTCACACTGGAACATCAAAGGAGACCAGTTTTTTACATTACACCCGAAATTTGAAGAACTTTACAATAGCCTGGTACTGAAAATCGATGAGATTGCTGAAAGGATCCTGACATTAGGAGCAACTCCGGCCCATAACTACTCTGATTATTTAAAAGTTGCCACCATTCAGGAAAGCCAGGAAGTAAGCGACGGTACAAAAAGTGTTGAAATTATTCTGAACTCTTTCAAAGTAGTTATCGATTTACAGAGAGAACTGCTGGATATTACAGATACCGCAGGAGACGAAGGAACAAACTCCCAGATGAGCGACTACATTACAGAACAGGAGAAAGAAGTCTGGATGTATAATTCTTATCTTGGAAAGTAA